A segment of the bacterium genome:
GCGGCGAGCGGCCTGCAGAGGGTTGACGCTAAAGTCAAGCAGAAGGAAGCCGATGTTCCATGGTGGCGCAAGCTTCTCGGCGGCTCGGACTCCAAAGAGGTAACATAGACGAGGCAGGAGAGCTCAGGACGGTCGCTTTCGCCATTTGGGCGGGAGAGGAAAGTCCGGACTCCTACGGGTAGCATGCTCGCTAACGGCGAGGCGCGGCGACGCGACGGAAAGTGCAGCAGAGAGTAGACCGCCTGAGGGGCGTAGCCACCCGGGCAAGGGTGAAACGGTGCGGTAAGAGCGCACCGCTCGGCCGGCGACGGACGAGGCACGGCAAACCCCATGCGGAGCAAGACCGAATAGGAAAACGACTTCGGGCCACCCGTCCCGAGGGCTCTGGAGGTTCCCTCCCGAGCACGCGTTTTCGGGTAGGTTGCTAGAGGACGGTGGCAACGCCGTTCGCAGAGGAATGACCGTCACCCGCTTCGGCGGGGACAGAATCCGGCTTACAGAGCTCTCCGGCCATCTTCTTTCATCAGCAGACTCTCTTCATGCCTGCCGCAAGTTTTCCACCGCCGTTGGCCGAAGGCGATCCGGTGGGCGTGGCCGCACTGTCGGGTCCGGTGGATCCGGCGGCTCTCGAGGCGGGCATCGAGACGCTGGCCGGCCTGGGTCTGAAGCCGGTCCTGGCAACCAATCTCGACAGCAACGCCGGTCTCTTTGCCGGTGGCGACGGTGAGCGCCTGGACGCCTTCATGGCCCTGGCCGCCAATCCGGACCTCAAGGCGATCTTTTTCGCCCGGGGCGGGCACGGCATTCTCCGCGTGCTCTCCGGCATCGATTGGAGGCTCCTGGCCAGATTCCCCCGCGCCTATGTCGGTTACTCCGACGTGACTCCGTTCTTGAATCTGGTCGTCGACCGGCTGGGCCTAGTGGCCTTTCATGGTCCGATGGTGGCCGTCGAGTGCGCGGATGGCCTCCGGGCCGAGGAGCGGGAGTCGCTCTGGGGTGCTCTTACCGGCGCACAGGCCCTCGAGGTGGCCGTCGAAGGTAGCGGCGGAACCGCTCGTGGTGTTCTCAAGGGCGGTTGCCTGAGCCTCTTGGCGGCGACCGCCGGTACCGAGCTCGCCGCCGATTTGAAGGGCGCGGTGCTGTTCTGGGAGGACGTTGCCGAGCCGCTCTACAGACTCGATCGAATGTTGACCCAGCTGAGGCTCTCGGGTAGCCTCTCCGAAATCAACGCCATGGTTGCCGGTCGCATCGAGCTCCTCGAATCAGATTCCGTGACGAACGGCGTGTCGACCCTGCTGGAGGGCTTCGGTCGTGAGGTCGGCTGCCCGGCGGCCTGGGGGGCGGCGAGCGGCCACTGCAGACCGAACCTGACGCTCCCTCTGGGAGCCGAGGCAGTGCTCGACCTCGAGGCCGGAATCCTCGAGCTCGGGGTCGAGGGGGGAAGAACTTGGCAAAGGTGAAAGCCCGATTCAAGACGACCAGCGCGGCTTCGCCTCAGCGCCGAGTCGTGGAGCTCGCCAAGGGAGACTACGTCTTCGAGCAGGGCGATCTCGGCACCGAGATGTACGTTATCCACGAGGGTGCCATCGAGATCATGAACACCGACATAGACCCCAGACCCATAGCGGTGCTGGAGAAGGGGGATTTCTTCGGTGAGATGGCGATTCTCGAGGGCGCCGCGAGAACCGCGTCGGCTCGGGCCGCCGTCGATTCGAAGCTGGTTCAAATCAACGAAGCCACGTTCAGCCGACTGCTTCGCAAGGACCCGGAAGTGGCGATTCGAATCATGCGCAAGCTCTCCCAACGGGTCCGCCGTCTCGAGGAGCTTCTCCTGGAGCGCGGCGCCCCCGTGCCGCCGGCTTCCGAAGTCACGGATGCCGGGCAAACGGGCGCGCTCAGCCCGGCCGGGCAAGAGGAGGAACCCAGGGCTTCGGTGGCGGTTGCCGGAGGACCTCGCCTCGTGCATCCCGGCACCGGGGTCGTGTTCAACTTGATGCGTGAGGAAACGTCTCTGGTCGGCAGACGAGACCCGATTACCGGTATCAAGCCGACGGTCGATCTGACGCCGATCGATCCCGAGCGCTCTTGCAGCCGACAGCACGCTCGGATCTACCCGGAAGGCGATGCCTATTTTCTGGCCGAGGACATCAGTACGACCAACGGCACCTTTCTGAACGAGGACCGGTTGGGGACCGGCGTGCCGGCACGCATGGCCTCGGGCGATCGCGTTCGGTTCGGCTTGGTCACGTTGGAGTTCACAGCCTAGTCGCGAACGACTCCCCGGGTCGATGACAAGAGATTCGAGCGGCGAGGCGCTGGCCGCGCACAGCCCCGTGAGCGCGCTCAAAGGCATTGGGCCGGCGCGCGAGAAGGCTCTGCGGGAAGCCGGCGTAGAGACCATTCTGGACCTCATACTGCACCTGCCTCTCCGTTACGAAGACCGGCGAACCGTGACCGAGGTGGGCGAGGTCGACGTCGAGGGTGCCTACACGCTCGTCGGTAGGCTGGAAAAGGTGAATACGGTTCGTGTGTATCGCCGTCGAATGACGCTGGTCAGGGCGACATTGTGCGGTGCCAAGGGCAGCCTCGCCGTAGCTTGGTTCAATCGGCCGTATCTGGCGGGCACGGTCACGGAGGGCGCCGAGTATCTTCTGCACGGGAAGGTCCGGCGCAGAGGCGAGATCCTGGAGCTGGTGAACCCGAGCCTCGAGCCGCGCGACAAAGCCAGACTCGGCACCAACATCGTGCCCGTGTATTCAGCAATCGGGAGCCTGGGGCCCGCGCTCGTCAGGCAAATCGTTCAGAACGCGGTGCAATCGATCGTGCTGCGCGATCTCGAAGAGCCTCTACCGGCCGACCTAAGAAAGGAGCACGATCTGCCCGCGCTCGGAGACGCGCTCAGAGAGCTTCATAGGCCCGCTCGAGATGGCGCCGTGGAGGAGCTCAACGCTCGTGAGAGCCGTGCTCACTGCCGGCTGGTCTACGGAGAGCTGCTCCGATTGCAGACCGAGCTTGCGCTCGCGCGCAGCGGAGTCCGCAGCCTGGAGAAGAGCCATGGCTACGCTGACCTCACGGGCGTTCGAGCCCGGGTGGCGGGGCACCTGCCGTTTTGCCTCACCGCCTCCCAGGACAGGGTCCTCGACGAGATCATCGCCGACCTGGATCGTCGCTCGCCGATGATGCGATTGCTGCAGGGAGATGTCGGTAGTGGTAAGACGGTGGTCGCCGGCGTCGCGATGGCTGCGGCTGCCGAGAGCGGTCTTCAGGCGGCTCTGATGGCGCCCACCGAGCTTCTCGCCGAGCAGCATCATGCCAGCCTCAGCAGCCTTCTAGGCGATCGCTATGGCTTGAGATTGTTGACCTCGTCGGCTGCCACGCGGGAGGCCCGTGAGGATCTGCGAAGCGGCCGCGCGCAACTGGCCGTCGGTACCCACGCGTTGATGCAGAATGCGGTCGAGTTCGAGCGCCTCGCCCTAGCGGTGGTGGACGAGCAGCACCGCTTCGGCGTGGCTCAGCGTCGAGAGCTACTCGCCAAGGGAGAACGGCCTGACCTTCTGGTGATGACCGCGACACCGATTCCACGGTCCTTGGCCATGACTATCTATGGAGACCTGTCTCTCTCGGTCATTGACGAGCTGCCTCCCGGACGACGGCCGGTCGAAACCAGAGTAGAGTCTTTCGAAGCGCGGGACGAGGTATACGAGTGGCTGCGGGGCGAGCTCGAACGCGGGAACAAGGCCTTTGTCGTGCTGCCATTGATCGAAGAGAGCGACCGCGTCGAGGCTGAAGCGGTCGAGGGACTGGGGCGAGATCTCGCCGCGCGGCTCGCCGCCCACCGGCCAACCGTTTTGCATGGACGAATGGACTCGGCGACCAAATCCAGGTTGATGAAGTCCTTCGCGCAGGGGGGCTCTGGGGTTCTGATCGCCACGACGCTGATCGAGGTCGGGGTCGACGTACCGGAGGCAACCGTGATGGTGATCGAAAGCGCCGAGAGATTCGGTCTGGCTCAACTCCACCAGCTCAGAGGCCGGGTCGGTCGGAGCGACCGGCCCTCGACGTGTATCGCGATCCACGGACGGCTTTCGGAAGACGCGCAGGCGCGCTTGCGCGCCTTCTGTTCGACCCATGACGGCTTCGAGTTGGCCGAAGCGGATTTGCAGATGAGAGGACCAGGCGATCTTCTCGGCACGCGCCAAGCCGGAGTGCCCAATTTGCGCCTCACCGATCTCGCCAAGCACCGGAACTGGATAGAGCTGGCACGACAAGACGCGCGCCGCCTGGTCAGGGACCGGCCCCGGGACGGGGAGGGCTTTCTCGCGGATCTCGAATCACGGGTCGGCGCCCAGGAGCACCTGGCGGGCGGATGAAAATCCTCCTGGTGGCGAACACCCTACCTCCCGAAGATCTTTCGGGGGTCGGAGAGCAGGTGCTGCAGCTCTCACGTGGCCTGGAGGAGCGAGGACACGAGGTCCGGATCCTGGGGCGGGGCGTGGGTGGAGCCCGCGGACCGAAGCTGTTTTTTCCGCTCGCCGTCGTGCCTCCGTTTCTTCGTGAGGTGCGCCGCTTCCGGCCGGAGGTGGTGCAGGTGCACGAGTCCGATGGAGCGCTGGCGGCCTTGACGTTGAAGACGTTGGGCTCGGCTCTATGCCCCGAGCCCAAGCTGCTGGCTCTGTTGCAGGTGAGCTACTGGCAGGAATTCCTCGCGGTTCGCGCAATTCGTCATGAGGGTCGGGTGCTGGGACGGCCGGGCTGGGAAGAGCGGCGGTTTCGCTGGTTCAAGGCACCGTTGCAGATCGCCTTGGGTTGGTTGACCGCCTGGCTTGCGGACGCCGTTCTGGCTCCGAGCGCAGCCACCGCTGCGGAGCTGCGGCGCGACTACGGTGTTTCGAAGGTCTGGGTGGTGCCGAATGCGACGGCGCCCGTGGACCGGAGTCCAGAGGCCGGCGCTGTTCCCCGCCATCCAGCAGCGCTCTTCGTCGGGCGCTTGCGCCTGCGCAAGGGGGTCGAGGTTGCGCTTCACGCCGTCTCCTTGTTGGAGTCGTCCGGGTTCGAGGCCCGCCTCCTGGTTGTCGGCGACGGCGAGCATCGTCTCCGCCTCGAGCGGGTTTCGCGAGAGCTTGGCCTCGAGGATCGGGTGCAGTTTCTGGGGCGCAGGTCCCGCGAGGAGGTCCAGGCCCTGATGGACTCGTCCACGGTCCTGGTCGTTCCGTCTCTCTACGAGGGAATGCCGCTGGTGATTGTCGAGGCCATGCAGCGCGGTCTCGCCGTGGCTGCCAGCGCGGTCAGCGGAATCCCCGAGGTCGTGCTAGACGGCGAGACCGGGTGGCTGGTTCCGTGCGAGGATCCGGTGGCTCTTGCTCGGGCCCTCGAGGACGCCTTGGGCGACCCGACGGAAGCGCGTCGGAGAGGAGCCGCTGGACGCGAGCGCTTGGAGCGCGACTACAGGCCGGAGCAGGTGGCGAGCCTCTGGGAAGAGGCCGTCGAGCCCTCGAAACACGGAATGCTCAGAGAGGACACTTAGAGATGATGGGACGAGCCCTGCTGATGGTCGGAGCTCTGGCGACGCTCGCGTTTATCGCCACGGGTGTCCTCGGTTACATGGTTGTCGATTCGCCGACCGTGGACCGGCATGTCGTGCTGGGTCTGGCCGCGGGCTTCCTACTCCTGTTCTCGCACTCCTGGATCATGTTCTATCTAATCGGTACCGGAAAGGTGCTCAAAGAGGCGGTGGCCGAGCACGGACTGCCGGAAGAGTGGATCGAGAGGACCAAGGAGTTCAAGAACCGGTCCTACCCGTGGTTGATGATCGCGATGGGTCTCGCGATGGCCACTTTCATCCTCGGCGGAGGCGTCGAGACCCGGGTCCTGCCCAAGTGGGTCCACTGGAGCCTGTTCTACTTGGCCGTGGCCGCGCAGTTCAGGGCGCTGTACCTCGAGTTTCTGGTGCTGACCCAGAACGAGAATCTGATGAACCTCGCGAATCGAAGCGTGCGCGAGCGCGAGGGAATCGGGCCCTGATGCTCGATTCCGGCCAGAACGGACTCTTCGCCGGAGCCATCCAGTTCCTGGTTCTACTCCTAGCCATCTCGATTCACGAATCCGCTCACGCCATCACGGCGCTGCGCGCGGGCGACTCGACCGGTGCGGAGCTCGGTAGGATTTCGTTCAACCCACTGCGGCATATCGACGTTCTGGGCTCGATCGTGGTCCCCGTGGTTCTGATCTTCGCCGGCGGTCCCGTGTTCGGCTGGGCCAAGCCGACTCCGGTCAGGGTAGGGAGCCTCCGGCACCCGGACAGGGACCACCTGCGGGTGGTTCTGGCGGGGCCACTGTCCAACCTGCTGGTGGGCATGGCGGCCCTGGTGTCGCTCTCCGCGGTGATCTCGGTGCTTGGACCGGATGGGGCACGCACCGCGGGTCTGTGCCTGGTTGGCGACATCGATGGCGCGGCGCAGGGGGCGAACTTCCCGATCCTCTACACGATGGTCCAGTTCGCCTTCTTGAACGGCTTTCTTGGCGTCTTCAACATGATCCCGGTTCCACCCTTCGACGGCGGG
Coding sequences within it:
- a CDS encoding site-2 protease family protein, with product MLDSGQNGLFAGAIQFLVLLLAISIHESAHAITALRAGDSTGAELGRISFNPLRHIDVLGSIVVPVVLIFAGGPVFGWAKPTPVRVGSLRHPDRDHLRVVLAGPLSNLLVGMAALVSLSAVISVLGPDGARTAGLCLVGDIDGAAQGANFPILYTMVQFAFLNGFLGVFNMIPVPPFDGGQVTLHLLPRAWASKYSVIRPYGFMIVLALAALNVLSVMVLPVYLIIALVIQISG
- a CDS encoding glycosyltransferase family 4 protein produces the protein MKILLVANTLPPEDLSGVGEQVLQLSRGLEERGHEVRILGRGVGGARGPKLFFPLAVVPPFLREVRRFRPEVVQVHESDGALAALTLKTLGSALCPEPKLLALLQVSYWQEFLAVRAIRHEGRVLGRPGWEERRFRWFKAPLQIALGWLTAWLADAVLAPSAATAAELRRDYGVSKVWVVPNATAPVDRSPEAGAVPRHPAALFVGRLRLRKGVEVALHAVSLLESSGFEARLLVVGDGEHRLRLERVSRELGLEDRVQFLGRRSREEVQALMDSSTVLVVPSLYEGMPLVIVEAMQRGLAVAASAVSGIPEVVLDGETGWLVPCEDPVALARALEDALGDPTEARRRGAAGRERLERDYRPEQVASLWEEAVEPSKHGMLREDT
- a CDS encoding LD-carboxypeptidase, giving the protein MPAASFPPPLAEGDPVGVAALSGPVDPAALEAGIETLAGLGLKPVLATNLDSNAGLFAGGDGERLDAFMALAANPDLKAIFFARGGHGILRVLSGIDWRLLARFPRAYVGYSDVTPFLNLVVDRLGLVAFHGPMVAVECADGLRAEERESLWGALTGAQALEVAVEGSGGTARGVLKGGCLSLLAATAGTELAADLKGAVLFWEDVAEPLYRLDRMLTQLRLSGSLSEINAMVAGRIELLESDSVTNGVSTLLEGFGREVGCPAAWGAASGHCRPNLTLPLGAEAVLDLEAGILELGVEGGRTWQR
- the recG gene encoding ATP-dependent DNA helicase RecG produces the protein MTRDSSGEALAAHSPVSALKGIGPAREKALREAGVETILDLILHLPLRYEDRRTVTEVGEVDVEGAYTLVGRLEKVNTVRVYRRRMTLVRATLCGAKGSLAVAWFNRPYLAGTVTEGAEYLLHGKVRRRGEILELVNPSLEPRDKARLGTNIVPVYSAIGSLGPALVRQIVQNAVQSIVLRDLEEPLPADLRKEHDLPALGDALRELHRPARDGAVEELNARESRAHCRLVYGELLRLQTELALARSGVRSLEKSHGYADLTGVRARVAGHLPFCLTASQDRVLDEIIADLDRRSPMMRLLQGDVGSGKTVVAGVAMAAAAESGLQAALMAPTELLAEQHHASLSSLLGDRYGLRLLTSSAATREAREDLRSGRAQLAVGTHALMQNAVEFERLALAVVDEQHRFGVAQRRELLAKGERPDLLVMTATPIPRSLAMTIYGDLSLSVIDELPPGRRPVETRVESFEARDEVYEWLRGELERGNKAFVVLPLIEESDRVEAEAVEGLGRDLAARLAAHRPTVLHGRMDSATKSRLMKSFAQGGSGVLIATTLIEVGVDVPEATVMVIESAERFGLAQLHQLRGRVGRSDRPSTCIAIHGRLSEDAQARLRAFCSTHDGFELAEADLQMRGPGDLLGTRQAGVPNLRLTDLAKHRNWIELARQDARRLVRDRPRDGEGFLADLESRVGAQEHLAGG
- a CDS encoding cyclic nucleotide-binding domain-containing protein: MKARFKTTSAASPQRRVVELAKGDYVFEQGDLGTEMYVIHEGAIEIMNTDIDPRPIAVLEKGDFFGEMAILEGAARTASARAAVDSKLVQINEATFSRLLRKDPEVAIRIMRKLSQRVRRLEELLLERGAPVPPASEVTDAGQTGALSPAGQEEEPRASVAVAGGPRLVHPGTGVVFNLMREETSLVGRRDPITGIKPTVDLTPIDPERSCSRQHARIYPEGDAYFLAEDISTTNGTFLNEDRLGTGVPARMASGDRVRFGLVTLEFTA